In Zingiber officinale cultivar Zhangliang chromosome 1A, Zo_v1.1, whole genome shotgun sequence, a genomic segment contains:
- the LOC122009042 gene encoding dirigent protein 2-like, with protein sequence MASSAPSSSLLLLLLLLIVLLAAAATASSPNRNGYVHLRFYNHERILGSGPNATVVYSVHRTSSSSVSGFGNVYVYDNLLRAGVETDSPIIGRNQGMGVGSSMAENSGLTNFQLVFTAGEYNGSSLALQGLFPVAPLGTLFERAITGGTGKFRLARGYLLTSEVHATNTTLTGQLDAYISFR encoded by the coding sequence ATGGCATCATCTGCTccctcctcctccctcctcctcctcctcctcctcctcattgtGCTCTTGGCCGCCGCCGCCACTGCCTCCTCCCCCAACCGCAACGGCTACGTGCACCTGCGCTTCTACAACCACGAGAGGATCCTCGGCTCCGGACCCAACGCAACCGTCGTCTACTCAGTCCACCGCACCAGCTCCTCCTCCGTCTCCGGATTCGGCAACGTCTACGTCTACGACAACCTTCTCCGAGCCGGGGTCGAGACCGACTCGCCTATTATCGGTCGGAATCAGGGCATGGGAGTCGGGTCGAGCATGGCTGAGAACTCTGGCCTCACCAACTTCCAGCTGGTTTTCACCGCCGGCGAGTACAACGGCAGCTCTCTCGCCCTGCAGGGACTGTTCCCGGTGGCCCCGCTGGGGACCTTGTTCGAACGGGCCATCACCGGCGGCACCGGAAAATTCCGGTTGGCCAGAGGCTACCTCCTGACCTCTGAAGTTCATGCGACGAACACAACCCTCACCGGACAACTCGACGCTTACATCAGCTTCCGTTGA